One Hippoglossus hippoglossus isolate fHipHip1 chromosome 5, fHipHip1.pri, whole genome shotgun sequence genomic window carries:
- the tgm2b gene encoding protein-glutamine gamma-glutamyltransferase 2 → MAQALDIDRWNLECEFNNLDHRTDLNGVDRLIVRRGQLFTLSLYLGSGSYQPGLSSLDILAETGPHPSEQYGTRASFGLSANIDTSRWSAAVTSPPGDMVALSVCSAPDAPIGRYTLTLGGSGRIEFILLFNPWCPGDAVYMDNEQSLAEYVLSQDGIIFRGDYKHPISTPWNFGQFESGILDVCLRILDMNPKCLNDPGKDCSGRRNPIYVSRVLSAMVNCNDDRGVLLGKWFGGYEGGVSPMFWRGSVEILRNWDTQACQPVRYGQCWVFAAVACSISRALGIPCRVVTNYLSAHDTNSNLVIERYINENGELIQSKDMIWNYHCWVENWMTRPDLTSGFNGWQATDPTPQEKSEGVYCCGPTPVRAIKEGELTFKYDAPFVFAEVNADVITFKKKKDGSTSNVTTTTVVGKNISTKSVGSDAREDITHLYKYPEGSDEERGAFKKANHQNKLLQKPQNQGLRLTIKVSSDMRKGCDFDVFAVVTNDTQSNKKCRLVLGSCAVSYNGFLGGNCGFKDLLNVELSPGAERRVPLRLNYSKYSGKLTEDNLIRLAALVLDYATAETILAVKNIVLDNPEIKVKIIGEPKMNRKLAAEITLHNPLPETLDNCCFSIEGANLTGGSVINERLGSSVGPGEEAKVKIYFTPSHSGLRKLVVDFDSSKLCHVKGYRNVIIGK, encoded by the exons ATGGCTCAAG CTCTGGACATCGATCGCTGGAACCTGGAGTGTGAGTTCAACAACCTCGACCATCGCACTGATCTGAACGGTGTGGACCGGCTGATCGTCAGGAGAGGCCAGCTGTTCACCCTCAGCCTGTACCTGGGCTCTGGAAGCTATCAGCCAGGACTCAGCTCGCTTGACATTCTTGCAGAAACAG GTCCTCATCCCTCTGAGCAGTATGGCACCAGGGCCTCCTTCGGTTTGTCCGCCAACATTGACACTTCCCGCTGGAGCGCCGCTGTCACCAGTCCTCCTGGAGACATGGTggccctgtctgtctgctctgccCCCGACGCACCTATTGGCCGCTACACCCTGACCCTGGGAGGATCGGGGCGGATCGAGTTCATCCTGCTCTTTAACCCCTGGTGTCCAG GTGATGCAGTGTACATGGACAATGAGCAGAGTTTGGCAGAATACGTCTTGTCTCAAGATGGAATCATCTTTCGAGGCGACTACAAACATCCCATTTCTACACCCTGGAACTTTGGCCAG TTTGAAAGTGGAATCCTTGATGTCTGTCTGAGGATTCTGGATATGAATCCTAAATGTCTGAATGATCCTGGCAAAGACTGTTCAGGGAGGAGAAATCCCATCTATGTGTCCAGAGTGCTGAGTGCTATG GTGAATTGTAATGATGACAGAGGGGTGTTGCTGGGAAAATGGTTTGGTGGTTATGAAGGAGGTGTGAGCCCCATGTTCTGGAGGGGCAGTGTGGAGATTCTCCGCAACTGGGACACACAAGCCTGTCAGCCTGTGCGCTACGGACAGTGCTGGGTGTTTGCTGCAGTGGCCTGCTCAA TTTCCAGAGCTCTTGGCATTCCGTGTCGAGTCGTCACTAACTACCTATCAGCCCACGACACCAACAGCAACCTGGTGATCGAACGTTACATCAACGAAAATGGAGAACTCATTCAGTCCAAAGATATGATCTG GAATTATCACTGCTGGGTGGAGAACTGGATGACCAGGCCCGACCTTACATCTGGTTTTAATGGCTGGCAGGCCACTGACCCTACACCTCAGGAGAAAAGTGAAG GAGTGTACTGCTGTGGCCCCACTCCCGTCAGGGCCATCAAGGAGGGAGAGCTCACGTTCAAGTACGACGCCCCATTCGTCTTTGCGGAGGTCAACGCGGACGTCATCACtttcaagaagaaaaaagatggCAGCACATCGAACGTCACAACCACTACAGTGGTAGGCAAGAACATTAGCACGAAGAGTGTGGGCAGTGACGCCAGAGAGGACATCACTCATCTTTACAAGTATCCTGAAG GTTCTGATGAAGAGCGAGGGGCTTTCAAGAAGGCCAACCACCAAAACAAGCTGCTCCAGAAGCCGCAGAATCAGGGCCTACGCCTCACCATCAAGGTGTCGTCGGACATGAGGAAGGGCTGCGACTTTGACGTGTTTGCCGTGGTTACCAACGACACCCAAAGCAACAAGAAGTGCCGCTTGGTGCTTGGATCCTGCGCCGTGTCCTACAATGGGTTTCTGGGAGGGAACTGTGGCTTTAAAGATCTGCTCAATGTTGAGCTGTCACCAGGAGCAG AGAGACGGGTTCCACTCCGGTTGAACTACTCTAAGTACAGTGGCAAGCTCACTGAGGACAACTTAATCCGTTTGGCGGCTCTGGTGTTGGACTACGCCACCGCAGAAACAATACTGGCAgtgaaaaacattgtgctggACAACCCTGAAATCAAAGTCAAA ATCATAGGTGAACCAAAGATGAATCGTAAACTGGCTGCAGAAATCACCCTCCACAATCCGCTCCCGGAGACACTGGACAACTGCTGCTTCAGCATTGAAGGGGCCAACCTTACCGGAGGCAGCGTCATCAATGAGAG GCTGGGCTCCTCCGTGGGACCAGGGGAAGAAGCGAAGGTGAAAATTTACTTCACTCCCTCTCACTCCGGCCTGAGGAAGCTGGTGGTCGACTTTGACAGCAGCAAATTGTGTCACGTCAAGGGCTACAGAAACGTCATCATCGGAAAGTAG